The sequence below is a genomic window from Anopheles cruzii chromosome 3, idAnoCruzAS_RS32_06, whole genome shotgun sequence.
CAACAATGGAAGtattttttgaagtgtgaagtgtcagctttaaaatgaacctaaacttgaaactgtaagatcgatacttcacgagatatcgatcactaaaggtatccaccgaaaaaataatggatttctttttcgccaacctaatattttcACGGCgcctccttctctctctctctctctctctctctctctctctctctctctcgtcgcTCTCACTACGACTGGCGGGTATTTTgattccccttttttgtgttatcTCTGCGGGCGAGATGAGAGAGATGCTGTGGTGCGAACTCCTACAGGTTTTCTTGTGCCGGATTGATAGCTCGGTACGCTCcggcccgaaaaaggacgacaaACCATCCAATATCAAATATCTTCCCACACGCACCATTAATCACCGAACAGTcgcactttttgttgtttaccGAGCCGAGCACCAAGAGCAAGCGAAGGGAAGGGAGGGAAAAGGTACGACAGGTGGTCGTCGTTGCCGCAGGATACCGTTGGTCGGTTGGGTGTCTGAATGAAACTGACTCGAAGAGAGGAATCTAAGCATGAGTTTCCCAGAAACATTGCAAAAACGGAGAATGCCAAAAAGAGAGACGCATAGTGAGAGAAAATCAGCGGCAACGTAAGGCGCTTTTGGAAAGTATTATGTTTTCCCACGACATTAAGGTGCATAATACAGTTAGTTAAAACTTACTTCGAACAAATCAACAGTGTTTGAAAGCGACTGGAAATCACGCTCAGAACTATAATTAGTCTCTGCACTGTGTCGATGGTCTGTTACGAACCACCCTGTGAGCTGTCAAAATTTAGCCGACCACGAGGCCGTGTAAATAACAAAGGttccaaaataaaaatcagCATCGAATGGTTTGTATTTGCTGCTGTCCGTAGGAAAAGTGCCTCTAGCTTCCTGCCGTCCGTGGGTGGCATTTAATAAACGGGTTACCGGAAGACAAATAAAATGCCTTACGCACGCAAAAAAATGCACAGTGGCGACACGCACCTGCGACGCCGGTGGAGACTGCGAAACCGCAAAAAGGATCTGGACGAGATCGATGCCGATTTGAAGACCAATCCGGAGCAGCTGCTGAAGCAGGAGGTCGACTTGGATAAGCCAGGTTTTGCGCAGTTCTACTGTATCCACTGTGCGACGTACTACATCAACGATCAGGCGCTGCAGGCACACTTCCGCACCAAGGTGCACAAACGCCGCCTGAAGGCACTGGAAGTGGAACCGTACACCGTCGAGGATTCGCTGAGAGCGGGCGGCCAGGGCAGTTTCGTGCAGCCGCAAAAGCGTAAAATGGAAACCCAACCGTCGGTCGCCGATGTGGACCAAGGCAAGCGGATCAAGGTGGACACGCTGATGGAGGAAGAAAAGCCCGCCAAACGGAACCTGTCCAAGGTGACAAA
It includes:
- the LOC128271522 gene encoding zinc finger protein 593 homolog, producing MPYARKKMHSGDTHLRRRWRLRNRKKDLDEIDADLKTNPEQLLKQEVDLDKPGFAQFYCIHCATYYINDQALQAHFRTKVHKRRLKALEVEPYTVEDSLRAGGQGSFVQPQKRKMETQPSVADVDQGKRIKVDTLMEEEKPAKRNLSKVTKYTDFKQVLEGLK